In Arachis hypogaea cultivar Tifrunner chromosome 17, arahy.Tifrunner.gnm2.J5K5, whole genome shotgun sequence, a single window of DNA contains:
- the LOC140180780 gene encoding uncharacterized protein: MVGCVYKVISKVLTRRMRSVMPRLVEESPSAFFKGRRIHDGALIACETVQRLKLKKKASAIIKLDFQKAYDRVKWNFVVIAPSKPFKIERGLRMIGEAVRNRRITSLLVGRDNIELSHLQFADDTILLCLLEKETVRNYKRLLSGGGDFSKEECPLWKKVVCSFNNLNPEQLLSTQTLPAKGGPWRDICHLQIKEQHIRQKMIDGLAMEVDDGRSTRFWEDTWLQSEKLKDSFPRLCLISNYRGSVIEKCGFWDGIEWVQTVMEDILSSKFTNGIWKGLVPPRVELLTWISVKVTQVVDGYAKDDIGVTKTHVMSLVRST; this comes from the exons ATGGTTGGGTGCGTCTACAAGGTCATATCAAAAGTGTTGACCAGAAGGATGAGAAGTGTAATGCCAAGGTTAGTTGAGGAATCACCGAGTGCATTTTTCAAGGGAAGACGGATACATGATGGAGCGTTAATAGCATGTGAGACTGTACAACGGTTAAAACTGAAGAAGAAGGCATCAGCAATCATCAAACTGGACTTccagaaagcttatgacagagtcAAATGGAACTTTGTTGTTATT GCACCATCGAAACCATTTAAGATCGAAAGGGGTCTTCG GATGATCGGAGAAGCAGTGAGAAATAGGAGAATTACCTCTCTCTTAGTCGGTAGGGATAATATAGAGTTATCACACCTACAATTTGCTGATGACACTATATTGTTATGTCTGCTAGAGAAGGAGACAGTCAGAAATTACAAGAGACTTTTGAG tggtggtggagattTTTCTAAGGAGGAGTGTCCTTTGTGGAAGAAGGTTGTGTGCTCCTTCAATAATCTGAATCCTGAACAGTTATTGTCTACCCAAACTTTACCGGCAAAAGGAGGCCCGTGGAGAGATATTTGTCACTTGCAAATAAAGGAGCAACATATCAGACAAAAGATGATTGACGGTCTGGCTATGGAAGTAGATGATGGCAGATCAACCAGGTTTTGGGAAGATACATGGTTACAGTCGGAAAAGCTAAAAGACTCCTTTCCGAGGCTCTGCTTGATTTCAAATTACAGAGGATCCGTGATCGAAAaatgtgggttttgggatgggataGAGTGG GTACAAACTGTAATGGAAGATATCCTCAGCTCTAAATTTACAAATGGAATCTGGAAAGGTCTAGTACCTCCTCGAGTAGAGCTACTTACATG GATTAGTGTCAAAGTAACCCaggttgttgatggctatgctaAAGATGACATAGGTGTTACTAAAACCCATGTTATGTCTCTTGTACGCTCCACCTAG